From Acinetobacter sp. ASP199, the proteins below share one genomic window:
- a CDS encoding entericidin A/B family lipoprotein, whose amino-acid sequence MKKILATTLVMAFVLTGCNTFKGFGKDVSKAGDAVTGTAEKTSEEIRRN is encoded by the coding sequence ATGAAAAAAATTTTAGCTACGACTTTAGTGATGGCATTTGTATTAACAGGCTGTAACACCTTTAAAGGTTTCGGTAAAGATGTATCTAAAGCTGGTGATGCAGTAACAGGTACAGCAGAAAAAACTTCTGAAGAAATCCGTCGCAATTAA
- the elsL gene encoding cell wall-recycling L,D-carboxypeptidase ElsL: MQQWNIEQADIQIDLAAQKLYLPRFAKSYSISTGKNGIGEMENSGKTPRGWHKVAEKIGADAPLNSVFIARQATGEVYSEALAAEFPNRDWILTRILWLSGLEEGFNCGEGCDTYRRYIYIHGTPDTEPMGMPMSHGCIRMRNSDLIELFNLVDEQALVYISEQPLEK, translated from the coding sequence ATGCAGCAATGGAATATAGAACAAGCCGATATTCAGATAGATCTGGCTGCACAAAAACTTTATTTACCTCGCTTTGCCAAGAGTTATTCAATTTCAACCGGTAAAAATGGCATCGGGGAAATGGAGAATAGTGGCAAAACTCCCCGAGGCTGGCACAAAGTTGCAGAAAAAATCGGTGCTGATGCGCCACTGAATAGCGTATTCATTGCCCGTCAGGCAACAGGAGAGGTTTATTCTGAAGCGCTGGCAGCAGAATTTCCCAATCGGGACTGGATTCTGACCCGGATTTTATGGCTGAGTGGATTGGAAGAAGGCTTTAACTGTGGTGAAGGTTGTGATACTTACCGCCGTTATATCTATATTCATGGCACGCCGGATACTGAACCGATGGGAATGCCGATGTCACATGGCTGTATCCGTATGCGCAATAGCGACCTGATCGAGCTGTTTAATCTGGTGGATGAACAGGCTTTGGTTTATATCTCAGAACAGCCTTTAGAAAAATAG
- a CDS encoding DUF1853 family protein, with protein sequence MLVPCLTQDFIEPWQQYQHPLVRQLAFAIGSPNILSQVPAELKLEHAFDLHPDQMWQQHLENYHPRLLELDQNPQALQDFIAQLKSTRLGLRFEMLIWFWLLDDDYHPYTLLGHSIQKIDGPRTLGELDFLLLNKITGKIEHWEIALKYYLAEADFSLPHWYGLNRSDTLNRKLKHFTQKQFQFQDALDYPIDQRFCVLKGQLYLPIHHSAPIPNWVNTGRRLGCWGYQIPDQEKYFYRLQRHEWIYPNLHMSSDYPQWWTNGLYKSALSEEFYMFRIPTLL encoded by the coding sequence ATGCTTGTACCCTGCCTGACTCAGGATTTTATTGAACCTTGGCAACAGTATCAGCATCCACTGGTACGTCAGCTGGCATTCGCTATTGGCAGTCCGAATATCCTGTCTCAAGTTCCTGCAGAGCTTAAATTGGAGCACGCCTTTGACTTGCATCCAGATCAGATGTGGCAGCAGCATCTGGAAAATTATCATCCACGACTTTTAGAACTGGATCAAAATCCACAGGCTTTGCAGGACTTTATTGCACAACTGAAAAGCACCCGTCTTGGGCTGCGTTTTGAAATGCTGATCTGGTTCTGGCTGCTGGATGATGACTATCATCCTTACACCTTGCTTGGACATAGTATTCAAAAGATTGATGGACCCAGAACCTTGGGTGAACTCGATTTTCTGTTGCTCAATAAAATCACCGGAAAAATCGAACACTGGGAAATTGCTTTAAAATACTATCTGGCTGAAGCAGATTTTAGTTTGCCGCATTGGTATGGATTAAACCGAAGCGATACCTTGAATCGTAAGCTGAAGCATTTCACCCAAAAGCAGTTCCAGTTTCAGGATGCGCTGGATTACCCGATTGATCAGCGCTTCTGTGTATTGAAAGGTCAACTGTATTTACCGATTCACCATAGCGCTCCTATTCCCAATTGGGTAAATACCGGACGGCGTTTGGGTTGCTGGGGTTATCAGATTCCAGACCAGGAAAAATACTTTTATCGCCTGCAACGACATGAATGGATCTATCCGAACCTGCATATGAGTAGTGACTATCCACAGTGGTGGACCAATGGTTTATATAAATCGGCACTGAGCGAAGAATTTTATATGTTTCGGATCCCTACCTTGCTCTAA
- a CDS encoding YbaN family protein, with translation MKVLFWRSLVVIFVTLGFIGAVLPGMPTTVFLILAAWAASKGWPQMDEWLLNHPKYGSTLRDWRANRTVPRKAKWFATIMMLVSGIIMLFTNAPLAVKIFTDLTMLIVAIWLWCRPEPKPISGKHIPSERE, from the coding sequence ATGAAAGTGTTGTTTTGGCGAAGTCTGGTGGTCATTTTTGTGACATTGGGCTTTATAGGTGCAGTTTTGCCTGGCATGCCAACAACGGTTTTCTTGATTCTGGCTGCATGGGCTGCCTCTAAAGGCTGGCCGCAGATGGATGAATGGCTACTGAATCACCCTAAATACGGATCAACTTTACGCGACTGGCGTGCGAATCGGACTGTACCACGTAAAGCGAAATGGTTTGCCACTATCATGATGCTGGTGAGCGGGATTATCATGTTATTTACCAATGCACCGCTGGCTGTCAAAATCTTTACTGATCTGACCATGCTGATTGTGGCAATCTGGTTATGGTGCCGCCCGGAACCCAAGCCAATATCTGGAAAGCATATACCGTCTGAAAGGGAATAA